tgaacacactgtaaaaaacatctcactatctgctagctgcctgtcccctgaacacactgtaaaaacatctcctcactatctgctagctgcctgtcccctgaacacactgtaaaaaacatctcactatctgctagctgtctgtcccctgaacacactgtaaaaaacatctcctcactatctgctagctgcctgtcccctgaacacactgtaaaaaaaacatctcactatctactagctgcctgtcccctgaacacactgtaaaaaacatctcctcactatctgctagctgcctgtcccctgaacacactgtaaaaagcatctcctcactatctgctagctgcctgtcccctgaacacactgtaaaaaacatctcactatctgctagctgcctgtcccctgaacacactggaaaaaaacatctccttgGATGtaggaaaaatatgaatcatgatTTTTTAAGCTTAGtacaaagtgtaatgtttattgcacacatgaaccacgacaaaacaaaacacatcgGCAGcaccaaattattattattataattattttggCACCTAGAGCACATTGAGCATCACCaccagcctgtaaacacagaggcttcactgaagagaagggagagcactGCAGCGCTGGGAgctctttaaaaccttttttataccgtctatgtttaaaactcacagaagacAGTATTAGCGTTAGTGATGCAGTCGGCTCgtaacattaattaacattaacattcattcgtgggggggggggcattttggGGGTGACGGGCCACTCCCCCAgacactgtgcacacacacactcacctctcTGGGTGTGTGATCGACCAACAAGGCGGCGTCTTGTTGTATCAGCAGCTCCGTTTTGATTGGCCGTGGGTTGGGCGAGGCTTGCAGCGATTGGATGGTGAAGGTGGAGTAGAGGCCGGACTTCATGTAGTCGTTACGGGAGCTTTTCTGGGAGCCGCTGGGTGACGAGCGCTGGGGATCAAAACAGAAATCAATCGGTTCATAATATCAGGATACGTGTCTGTATCCTGCAGAAAACCTAcatagaaagaagaaagagaaagtcAGAGTGTACCTGGGGTAAGCTCTTTGACGGACAGGTAGAAGCCCCGCCCCCAGGGCCTTTTGATTGGCTGTTTGGGTCGGCGGTGTCCCTCCTCTGGCCCTCCTCTCCGTTGCGTAGCCCCTCAGGCAGAGAGGGGTCGGGCTGACTGACGAACTTATAGACAAACTTCTGACCGCTCACCTTCTTTATGATGTTCTGAAAGAAGAcaccaataaaataataaagaaataataaaggGCTGGAGGACAACGCACTGACTTAGAGGTGAGATCATAAAAATAAAGTTACTTCTACTACCTAAGAGTACTATAATGTCGTAGTTTTATCAGAATGTTGTGCGGGTTTCTTACGAAGTTCCAACAACACGCCTccactataatcaatgaaacGGCGACACCGGACTAGTGTTCATTTCGTCAGACGAGACTAAATATGTTCGTCAACgacctttttttccatgactaagacgagacgatgacgagactgcaccaatgtccaaaaacgctgactaaggccggctacacactggctgcgtggcgtgagcgtggcgtgagcgtggcgtgagcgtggcgtgagcgtggcgtgagcgtggcgttttctatgtcttgaCAATTTCATTCTTCTGTTTctttgtaaccttttctgatttgacTGTTTTCTATGTTCATTCTTTctatgatatgatatgtgtttttactcttggtttctgatgttaagccctttggatacctgctggttggttggttggttggttgattgattgattgattgattgattggtctttacacaccagaaacgtgtctgacgcagcgctgctgctgctagccttgtctggacacatggatgtttcctattaataaaatgaaatagtatacttctatttctagcatgcacgcgttttcgccGCGGCCtgaggcagtgtgcaagctctaacctgttaacatgggagtcgaaataaaaacggacacgccacgcagccgacacgctcacggcacgcagccgccacgcagccgccacgctctcgccacgcagccgacacgctcacgccacgcagccgacacgctcacgccacgctctcGCCACGCAGCCACCACGCTCTCGCCATGCAGCCGCCACGCTctcgccacgcagccgacacgctcacgccacgcagccgacacgctcacgccacgcagccgacacgcagccgacacgctctcgccacgcagccgacacgctcacgccacgcagccgacatgctcacgccacgcagccgacacgctcgccacgcagccgacacgctcacgccacgcagccgacacgcagccgacacgctctcGCCATTTAGAGCTGCAGTTAACGATTAATCTGTGGTTGTTTTCTGGATGAACGGATGAGTTGTTTGGactcaaaaatgtcagaaaatgctgaaaaatgtggatcagtgtttcccaaaaaagcccaaaatgacgtcctcacatgtcttcttttgttcccaactcaaagatcttcagtttcctgtcccagaggagagaagacactagaacaatattcacatttaacgagctgacatcagagaagtttGACTGATTGACCCTcccgttgtcctcgggtcaaatttgacccattttcaaaaaaatctcaaaaaaatttgggtttctttcaaaaaagtgtccaaaacaaataatgtggatggttccatacgacGTTCtttagtgtaaaataaatgatcagttcactactttcaattaatttggatattttattagattttatagcatttgaaatttTTTGAAGGGCttcaaaaacaagaaaaacttcaaataaatcaacagacagaaaaagtgacaaagtcagaaaaagcttcaaaaacctgataaaaaaaaataaaaaataaaaaaacttgataaaaaaaataacaaaaaacttaaaaaataaataaaaaaagctttaaaaaaacgttaaaaaaaacattaaaaaaattaagtaaaaaaaaaaagcttaaaagaattcataaaaattaaaaaaaaaaaaattaaaaaaaaatcaaataaaataaaaaataaagacatcggaaaaagcttcaaaaacttgataaaaaaataaattaaaaaaataaattaaaaaaataaataaaaataaaaacttgataaaaaaataacaaaaaacgtaaaaaataaataaaaaaagcttaaatgttaaaaaacgttaaaaaaattaagtaaaaaaaaagcttaaaagaattcataaaaaaaaaaaagacaaaaaacgtaaaaaaaaatcaaataaaataataaataaaataaaaataaaaaacgacaaagacatcggaaaaagcttcaaaaaagccacaaaagtgtcgaaagacgaccaaaacgctGGGGAAAAACAAGGTTTTCATGTTGACCCAGGACGACAAACAGCCgcgtggtcgacgggaagacgacACGAGGGTGAAAcgattatcagaatagttggGGAATAATGTAATAGTTCACAGCTAATGGATTcacctttgcagctctagtagtattacagtagtagtacctTGTCGTAGTAGTATCTGAGCGCTCGGCTCAGTTTGTCGTAGTTCATGTTGTGTTTGTTCTTGCGGAGCCCCCACAGACGGGCCACCTCCTCGGCGTCCAGCAGCTTGAACTCTCCGTCCTCGCCGGTCCACGAGATCAGGTGACGCTGTCGCTGGTCGTCCAGCAGGTGGAGCAGGAACTGCCACAGCGTGATGGACGGGTCCatggctggggggggggggcagacaggcagacagacagaccgttCTTTATCCTAAAATGTGAccaattttttaaaaataatcatcagaaaagtggatttctttcaaccacattttcagAAGAATAACACGGATTGTTCCTCACAACGCTcatcacaagtaaaataaatgatcagctcACTACTTTCTTTAAAtttggatgttttattacattttatagcattccaaaaaacaagaaaaactatGAAAGAACGACAAAAACGTCCCGCAAAAGCGCCGAAaacgtggggggaaaaaagtgacaaaaacatcggggggGTAACGCAACACAAGTTTTGAAAAAGACCAAAAcgttgacccagaaaaactaaaaaattgcaggaagacaacacatgGGCTAATGTAAACCACGtgtgtcaaactcgaggcccgtGGGCCAAATCAGGGCCCTCGCAAATGTTGATCCGGCCCTCTAAGGTGTGAGCCAAACCAAAAGGACGGGCTACTGTTTTACAGACTGCAGTCATGCGACACTCAGAGCAGTATTTGGCACATTTGCCggctttgagactcagaaattgcCAAAGAACCAGAGAGTTTCCATatgcagtagggctgcacgatgtcGACAACATGTGATAtgg
This genomic interval from Sander vitreus isolate 19-12246 chromosome 7, sanVit1, whole genome shotgun sequence contains the following:
- the elk1 gene encoding ETS domain-containing protein Elk-1 isoform X5 encodes the protein MDSNPLINAMDPSITLWQFLLHLLDDQRQRHLISWTGEDGEFKLLDAEEVARLWGLRKNKHNMNYDKLSRALRYYYDKNIIKKVSGQKFVYKFVSQPDPSLPEGLRNGEEGQRRDTADPNSQSKGPGGGASTCPSKSLPQRSSPSGSQKSSRNDYMKSGLYSTFTIQSLQASPNPRPIKTELLIQQDAALLVDHTPREPREAL